In Pigmentibacter ruber, a genomic segment contains:
- a CDS encoding SDR family NAD(P)-dependent oxidoreductase: MQNKFLTQYGPWGVITGASDGIGKALAYQLAQQGLNLILIARRDELLQEISADIVKQYKIEVKILSIDLVKPNALEIIKIFCKEYKIGLFAAIAGFGTSGEFIKNDIKNEINMLEVNCKAVLEQVHYFANIFLMQKRGGIFLMGSLVGFQGVPYSANYAASKAYIQSLAEGLYFELKEYGVDVLCCAPGPVQSGFATRAKMKLANTADPNVIAKGMVKNLGKSLTVRPGFIAKFLGWSLITLPRFFRILIMKNIMHDFTKHQRN; the protein is encoded by the coding sequence ATGCAAAATAAATTTTTAACTCAATATGGTCCTTGGGGCGTAATTACAGGTGCTTCCGATGGAATAGGAAAGGCATTAGCATACCAACTAGCACAACAAGGACTAAATTTAATTTTAATAGCACGTCGGGATGAGCTTTTACAGGAAATCTCAGCAGATATTGTTAAACAATATAAAATTGAAGTAAAAATATTATCAATTGATTTAGTAAAACCAAATGCTTTAGAAATCATTAAAATCTTTTGTAAAGAATATAAAATAGGCTTATTTGCTGCGATAGCAGGATTTGGGACATCTGGAGAATTTATTAAAAATGACATAAAAAATGAAATAAATATGTTAGAAGTAAATTGTAAAGCAGTCTTAGAACAAGTACATTATTTTGCAAATATTTTTTTAATGCAAAAAAGGGGTGGAATTTTTTTAATGGGGTCTTTAGTTGGATTTCAAGGAGTCCCTTATAGTGCTAATTATGCTGCATCAAAAGCATATATTCAAAGCTTGGCAGAAGGGTTGTATTTTGAACTTAAGGAATATGGAGTTGATGTTTTATGCTGCGCTCCAGGGCCAGTTCAATCAGGATTTGCTACAAGAGCGAAAATGAAATTAGCTAATACTGCCGATCCAAATGTTATTGCTAAAGGAATGGTTAAAAATTTAGGAAAATCTCTGACTGTAAGGCCAGGATTTATAGCAAAGTTTTTGGGATGGTCTTTAATTACACTGCCAAGATTTTTTCGAATTTTAATAATGAAAAATATTATGCACGATTTTACAAAGCATCAGAGAAATTAA
- a CDS encoding bestrophin family protein: MNQADLNYEKYYFINQHEKKSFFKTAVTWNGSVTPVVIHRVILFMLYAYITSSIEKIYPISTFPISPFQYTGFALGILLVLRVNAGLDRWWEARKLWGNIVNQSRNLSIMVKVHCKNEDEKKKILKYIAAWPYVIMNSLRNDSSTTKINKFLSQDDLEKMSQHPHRPSYIAYKLDEYFQKYLCPEMNSYVFHLLQNERLLLLNSVGACERIASTPIPFVLAIKIRRFILMFIILLPFCMNDKTNIYSAIIVGLVSYPLLSLDEIGVHLQNPFSLKSLSCLPLENICDKIYANISENNF; encoded by the coding sequence ATGAACCAAGCCGATTTGAATTATGAAAAATATTACTTCATAAATCAACACGAAAAAAAATCATTTTTTAAAACAGCAGTAACTTGGAATGGTTCAGTTACACCTGTTGTTATTCACAGAGTTATATTATTTATGCTCTATGCATATATTACTAGCTCAATTGAAAAAATTTATCCAATATCGACTTTTCCTATAAGCCCCTTTCAATATACAGGCTTTGCACTAGGTATACTTCTTGTCTTACGGGTTAATGCAGGCTTAGATCGTTGGTGGGAAGCTAGAAAACTTTGGGGAAATATAGTAAATCAATCTAGAAATCTTTCTATAATGGTAAAAGTTCATTGTAAAAATGAAGATGAGAAAAAGAAAATATTAAAATATATTGCAGCTTGGCCTTATGTAATCATGAATAGTTTAAGAAATGATTCTAGTACAACAAAAATTAATAAATTTTTATCGCAAGATGATCTAGAAAAAATGTCACAACATCCACACAGACCATCATATATTGCTTACAAATTAGATGAATATTTTCAAAAATATCTTTGCCCTGAAATGAATTCATATGTGTTTCATCTTTTACAAAATGAACGTTTATTACTACTTAATTCAGTAGGTGCTTGCGAACGGATTGCATCGACACCAATACCCTTCGTCTTAGCAATTAAAATAAGAAGATTTATTTTAATGTTTATCATTTTATTACCCTTTTGTATGAATGATAAAACAAATATCTATTCTGCAATTATCGTAGGTCTTGTATCATATCCTCTTTTATCGCTAGATGAAATTGGTGTTCACTTGCAAAACCCTTTTTCCTTAAAAAGTTTAAGTTGTTTACCGTTAGAAAACATTTGCGACAAGATTTATGCAAATATTTCTGAAAATAATTTTTAA
- a CDS encoding carbonic anhydrase — protein MKNLMPGLRKFTENVFPEQKDLFETLSQGQKPHTLLITCSDSRIDPNLLTQTQPGELFVIRNAGNIIPPYGASGGGEEASIEFAVDGLKISNIVICGHSHCGAMAALMDKVDLDALPSVKHWLRHAQTTKKRVLACSKNKDFNLMDVIEENILTQTDNLKTHPSVSCALRQNKIRLYGWVYQFETGEVKIYDHMQKSFVKSVAVKEEVLNEPSRFEL, from the coding sequence ATGAAAAATTTAATGCCAGGTCTAAGAAAATTTACTGAAAACGTATTTCCTGAACAAAAAGATCTTTTTGAAACTTTATCACAAGGCCAAAAACCACATACTCTTCTTATTACATGCTCAGATTCCAGAATTGATCCAAATTTATTAACACAAACACAGCCAGGTGAACTATTTGTTATACGAAATGCCGGAAATATTATCCCGCCTTATGGAGCTTCTGGTGGCGGAGAAGAAGCTTCGATAGAGTTTGCAGTAGATGGATTGAAAATTAGCAATATTGTAATATGTGGCCATTCACATTGTGGTGCCATGGCTGCGCTTATGGATAAAGTTGATTTAGATGCACTTCCTTCTGTTAAGCACTGGTTAAGACATGCGCAAACAACTAAAAAAAGAGTTCTAGCTTGTAGCAAAAATAAAGACTTTAACTTGATGGATGTTATTGAAGAAAATATACTAACTCAAACTGATAATTTAAAAACACATCCTTCTGTTTCATGTGCATTACGTCAAAATAAAATTAGACTTTATGGCTGGGTTTATCAATTTGAAACTGGTGAAGTAAAGATATATGATCATATGCAAAAGAGTTTTGTGAAATCTGTTGCAGTAAAGGAAGAGGTTCTCAATGAACCAAGCCGATTTGAATTATGA
- a CDS encoding SulP family inorganic anion transporter, whose amino-acid sequence MKVTNIFDLSENNKINCSKNISSNNFKEFAVELSKDWLNILQGKSFLQDSLSAITVASVALPLNIALAVACGLPASSGLLAGAIGGGLAAIFGGARLQVTGPAAALNVMVLAITKDYGPIGVCFACLVIGCFQILLSFISAGKFIKYVPEAVLAGFTTGVGIKLLDSQIPQLFGFDYSILHILKSVNDYRWLHEVSWFAVICGLFVAFLVTACKSFKRLPASFIAIVIVTALSAHLNWNIERVGAIPNFLPFPSFPWVASDKMINLILVTIPLAFLASVESLLSAQAIDRMTNFKKPHNSNLELLGQGIGNLGSGLVGGMPVSGVIVRSTVNVQSGAKTRLSAFLHSILLISSILYFSQIMEAIPLAALSGLLCVVGFRLVEFKSFYHLIKENKFQALSFLVTAVGTTSGHLMLGLFLGICIYFLNRLFHKRNFDEKLLEKNSHSKSKKIRALIDTIDKKENLLKKKHINLEKEKNSWFEQIRDKASFAASSFVHHKASIIGKVILGEQVHIAAESSIRADEGTPFYIGNNSNIQDGVVIHALKEKWVTVGEDDWAVYIGENVSVAHQALVHGPCYIGNNSFIGFQAIVHDSIIGSHCYIGIGAIVVGVEIPSGKYVPHGSVIDSIDKVDLLPIVTDAHLHFNDDVVEVNKGLVKAYKKHNNNLSDSKINLLNLGAKLNLQSDKF is encoded by the coding sequence ATGAAAGTAACAAATATTTTTGACTTATCTGAAAACAATAAAATAAATTGTTCTAAAAATATTAGTAGCAATAATTTTAAAGAATTCGCTGTTGAGTTAAGTAAAGATTGGCTCAATATTTTGCAAGGAAAATCATTTCTACAAGATTCTCTTTCAGCAATTACAGTAGCATCTGTTGCGTTACCTTTGAATATTGCACTTGCTGTTGCATGTGGGCTGCCTGCAAGCTCCGGCTTATTAGCTGGAGCAATTGGCGGAGGTCTTGCTGCTATTTTTGGTGGAGCGCGATTGCAAGTAACTGGTCCAGCTGCTGCATTAAACGTCATGGTTTTAGCAATTACAAAAGATTATGGGCCAATTGGGGTGTGCTTTGCTTGTTTAGTTATTGGTTGTTTCCAAATCCTGTTAAGTTTTATATCAGCTGGAAAATTTATCAAATATGTCCCAGAAGCTGTCCTTGCTGGTTTTACAACTGGCGTGGGGATTAAATTGTTAGATTCACAAATACCTCAATTATTCGGTTTTGATTATTCTATTTTGCACATTCTTAAAAGTGTAAATGACTATAGATGGCTTCATGAGGTTTCATGGTTTGCAGTTATTTGTGGATTATTTGTTGCTTTTCTTGTTACAGCATGTAAATCCTTTAAAAGGTTACCTGCTTCTTTTATTGCAATAGTTATTGTAACAGCACTTTCAGCGCACTTAAATTGGAATATAGAGAGAGTAGGTGCTATCCCAAATTTTCTTCCTTTTCCAAGTTTTCCTTGGGTAGCTTCAGATAAAATGATTAATTTAATTCTTGTTACAATTCCATTAGCTTTTTTGGCCTCCGTGGAGTCCTTATTATCAGCACAAGCAATAGATAGAATGACTAATTTTAAAAAACCGCACAATTCTAATTTAGAATTGCTAGGACAAGGGATTGGTAATTTAGGCTCTGGTCTTGTTGGTGGCATGCCTGTTTCGGGAGTTATTGTTCGTTCGACTGTGAACGTTCAAAGTGGAGCAAAAACAAGATTATCAGCATTTTTACACTCAATTTTATTAATTTCTTCTATTCTTTATTTTAGTCAAATAATGGAAGCAATTCCGTTGGCCGCATTGTCCGGATTACTTTGCGTTGTAGGGTTTCGACTTGTTGAATTTAAAAGTTTTTATCACCTAATCAAAGAAAATAAATTTCAAGCTTTGTCTTTTTTAGTAACTGCAGTTGGAACAACTAGTGGGCATTTAATGCTTGGATTATTTTTGGGAATATGTATATATTTTTTAAATCGACTTTTTCATAAAAGAAATTTTGATGAAAAGTTATTAGAAAAAAATAGTCATTCAAAGTCAAAAAAAATAAGAGCTTTAATAGATACAATTGATAAGAAAGAAAATCTTTTAAAAAAGAAACATATTAATCTCGAAAAAGAAAAAAATAGTTGGTTCGAACAAATTCGTGACAAAGCTTCTTTTGCTGCTTCATCATTTGTTCATCATAAAGCTTCTATTATTGGTAAAGTAATTTTAGGAGAACAAGTACATATTGCTGCTGAAAGCTCTATTCGAGCAGATGAAGGAACCCCTTTTTATATTGGAAATAATTCTAATATTCAAGATGGTGTAGTAATTCATGCACTAAAAGAAAAATGGGTCACAGTTGGTGAAGATGATTGGGCAGTATACATAGGTGAAAATGTTTCTGTTGCGCATCAAGCGCTTGTGCATGGACCTTGTTACATAGGAAATAATTCATTTATTGGTTTTCAAGCAATTGTGCATGACTCAATAATTGGTTCGCATTGTTACATTGGAATTGGGGCAATCGTTGTTGGAGTTGAAATTCCATCAGGTAAATATGTTCCACATGGAAGTGTTATTGATTCAATAGATAAAGTAGATCTTCTTCCAATAGTAACTGATGCTCATTTACATTTTAATGATGATGTAGTTGAAGTAAATAAAGGTTTAGTTAAAGCTTATAAAAAACATAATAATAATTTATCTGATTCTAAAATAAATCTGTTAAATTTAGGGGCAAAACTAAATTTACAGAGTGATAAATTTTAA
- a CDS encoding SPFH domain-containing protein — translation MIHQIFLGFIFGFTVYLIFTLRKIFFQVQEGQIAVIISFGKAKSIDISNNNLKIYNSGLHLKLPWEKVKKISIKEQILDLTMSESGTMLMTTDGTLLKIEAKLRYTPILTNIYSLLFSMEKPYEHIKNFFNGLMHQEIGKFSNTTALSSDKDLQMRKGTYAILRTERGHLNLQINDLFSNKFREHYGFQFEGIDIIDIIPPEELAQALNAVIHAQTEAEKNFALKEAECEQKLLAAKKGIEIAKSKAKSVKAEILTQAKILEKLNNVGTLQEYIQRRETEVYSEAKLSYIKR, via the coding sequence ATGATACATCAAATTTTTTTAGGTTTTATTTTTGGATTTACTGTGTATTTAATTTTTACACTAAGGAAGATTTTTTTTCAAGTACAAGAAGGTCAAATAGCTGTTATTATTTCATTTGGAAAAGCAAAATCAATTGATATTTCAAATAATAATTTAAAAATTTATAATTCAGGACTTCATTTGAAGCTTCCGTGGGAAAAGGTAAAGAAAATTTCAATAAAGGAACAAATATTAGACTTAACCATGTCTGAATCTGGTACAATGTTGATGACAACTGATGGTACACTTTTAAAAATAGAAGCTAAGTTAAGATATACACCTATTTTAACTAATATTTATTCACTACTATTTTCAATGGAAAAACCATATGAACATATTAAAAATTTTTTCAATGGTTTAATGCATCAAGAAATTGGTAAATTTAGTAATACAACTGCTTTGTCTTCTGATAAAGATCTACAAATGAGAAAAGGAACATATGCTATATTAAGAACTGAAAGAGGTCATTTAAATTTACAAATTAATGATTTATTTAGTAATAAATTCCGTGAACATTATGGATTTCAATTTGAAGGAATAGATATTATTGATATTATACCACCAGAGGAACTAGCGCAGGCATTAAATGCAGTCATTCATGCCCAAACGGAAGCGGAAAAGAATTTTGCATTAAAAGAAGCTGAATGTGAACAGAAATTACTAGCTGCTAAAAAAGGAATAGAAATAGCAAAATCAAAAGCAAAATCAGTAAAAGCTGAAATTCTTACACAAGCAAAAATTCTTGAAAAATTAAATAATGTTGGAACTCTTCAAGAATATATTCAAAGAAGAGAAACAGAAGTATATTCTGAAGCCAAATTATCTTATATTAAGAGGTAA
- a CDS encoding SPFH domain-containing protein, with protein sequence MNINALNYVIGIIAGCLLIPFIIFIFRNISLQVENETQVLLCRFGKFIKAFDKPGLYFQLDKLFPWVKFITVSLKKDFRCVEEIHVNDRRGTTIIVDLFYEFKIFSPTMAAFQIENIEKFMHSTVISMTTTILGTFEFKYILENRDLINNMLKEEIKNRLEKWGINLETAFLSRISLLSEVSQQLFDKVSAQLEKTKADIEENGKLAVQLLEAQTAEKISELVAEAKGQYSLSVSEAYQNLIGNKEIFEGYKKLYTLSLQKAHRSIVFQGFDATELTSVDSAMTMVTSFDDTAYVNGPKVSELTSSNLQHLSNC encoded by the coding sequence ATGAATATTAATGCCTTGAATTATGTTATAGGAATCATAGCGGGTTGTTTGCTTATTCCTTTTATTATTTTTATTTTTCGCAATATTTCTCTTCAAGTTGAAAATGAGACGCAAGTTCTATTATGCCGTTTTGGAAAATTTATTAAAGCATTTGATAAACCAGGATTGTATTTTCAATTAGATAAATTATTTCCATGGGTAAAATTTATTACTGTATCTTTAAAAAAAGATTTTAGATGTGTTGAAGAAATACATGTTAATGATCGCAGAGGAACAACAATAATAGTTGATTTATTTTATGAATTTAAAATATTTTCACCTACTATGGCGGCATTTCAAATAGAAAATATCGAAAAATTTATGCACAGTACTGTGATTAGTATGACAACTACAATTTTAGGGACTTTTGAATTCAAATATATTTTGGAGAATAGAGATCTAATTAATAATATGTTGAAAGAAGAAATTAAAAATAGATTAGAAAAATGGGGAATTAATCTTGAAACAGCATTTTTGAGCAGAATAAGTTTACTTTCTGAAGTTTCTCAACAATTATTTGATAAAGTTTCAGCTCAATTAGAAAAAACAAAAGCTGATATTGAAGAAAATGGGAAACTTGCCGTTCAGTTACTTGAAGCTCAAACTGCTGAAAAAATATCTGAATTAGTGGCAGAGGCAAAAGGTCAATATAGCTTGAGTGTAAGCGAGGCCTATCAGAACTTGATTGGAAATAAAGAGATTTTTGAAGGTTATAAAAAATTATATACATTGTCACTGCAAAAGGCGCATAGAAGTATTGTTTTTCAAGGTTTTGACGCTACTGAATTGACTTCTGTAGATTCGGCAATGACAATGGTCACATCGTTTGATGATACTGCATATGTCAATGGTCCCAAAGTTTCTGAACTTACATCCTCAAATTTGCAACATTTATCTAATTGTTAG